ACACTGCCGGCGATGCGCAGGCGGCAACCGCGATCATCCTGTCCACCACCCTGTCGGTGGCGACGATGACCCTGCTGCTGTCGTTCCTGGGCGTGCGCTGACCTCACCACCCGCGCCCGCTACCACCAGCGCCCGTTCAGCACGATCCCGCCGCAGCGCAGATGCTGCTTGCCCTTGTGCGTCTCGCCGGTCGAATCGCGGAAATCGAAGCTGCCCTCCTCGACCTCCAGCACCGTCGCATCACCCAGCAGGCCGGGCTTCAGCGTGCCGCGATCGTCGAGATTCACTGCCTTTGCCGCGTTGATCGTGCTGGCGCGGATCACCTCCACCAGCGGCACACCGATGGCCATGAATTTCGACATGGTGGAGAGCTGGTCGAAGGCCGGCCCCTGGATCGACAGCACATGCACGTCGCTGGAGATCACATCCGGCAGGAAGCCGTGCTTCAGCATCGTCAGCGCGGTCTCGAAGCCGAAGCTGCCCTTGCCATGGCCGATATCGAAGATCACGCCGCGTTCGCGTGCCTCCAGCACATCGTCATGGATGTTCATGTCGCCGGCGACCGGGCTG
This genomic interval from Oceanibaculum indicum P24 contains the following:
- a CDS encoding amidohydrolase family protein, with the protein product DHAGLPVMVHLDSPPPYRSEVMPRLRKGDILTHCFRPFPNSPVAGDMNIHDDVLEARERGVIFDIGHGKGSFGFETALTMLKHGFLPDVISSDVHVLSIQGPAFDQLSTMSKFMAIGVPLVEVIRASTINAAKAVNLDDRGTLKPGLLGDATVLEVEEGSFDFRDSTGETHKGKQHLRCGGIVLNGRWW